The following nucleotide sequence is from Verrucomicrobiota bacterium.
GCGGCCCCGGTCCTTTTTTAATTCGACGATTTTTGATTCAATGGCAGCGAGGCTTTCGTCGAGGGCGGTGGTGGACGGGGGCAGGCAGCCTTTATCGAGGGCTTTCTCCAGGGAGATCATCCGGTTATTAATCTCGTCAAAAGCGTGGTGAAACTCTTCGCGCAGCAAATTGCGCGAGATATCCAGATTCATACATTTTTGCCAGATATTCCCTGCGACAGTGAGATGGATGGGTAAGGTCCTCAAAAGGCTGATCAGGCGGGAAACATTCTTTAAATCCAGTGTCGCTCCGGTTAACTCCGTCTGGGCATCGGCTAGGAGTTTGGTCGCATCGGCCCCGACCATTTGCGCCTGTGTACGGATGATACGGACCCTCTCGAAATCAGTGACGGGCTCGGCATAAGACCCTAAAAGGATCGCGGATATTTCGCGTGAGTCGTGGACCAAGTCGTGCAATTTGCGCAGGAGCATCCCCCGGGCTTGGATGGGCCAGACAAAATAATTCACCACGCTACCAATAAAGGAACCGGCGATCACACCGAGGGCCAGCGGGAAAAACCGAGCCAGATCCGCCGGGGCCGCATATTGCTGGCCGAATACGGATACTCCCAGAATAATGCCCATATCTATATAAACAGCCACTTGATTTGGGCGCTCCGCGACTCCCCAGCCAATGATATAAAAGAAGGGGGCCAGCACCAAGAGGAGTGCCCCCATGGAGTTAATCGAAGGAAAGATGGCGGTCACATAAAAAAGCCCGACAAAAGCCCCGATCACCGCCCCACCCGTCCACTGGACCATCATTTTGAGTCCACTACCGAGATTCGGCTGCATCACGATGATGATGGTAATAATCATCAGGAATGAACCCGACCATTTTGTGGCATAATAAATATAAAACCCGATCAGGACAGCCAGCCCGATTTTAATCCCGTGTCGCAGTGCGTGGGCATCAGGGGATCTTAAATGTCCTTTCAAATGATCCATCATGTAATAAAGCGGGCGGGGATGGAAAAGGATCTGGGGTTCGGCATAGGAATGCTCCTGTATATCCATCTGGAGCTGGTAGAGGGACTCCTCCATGGACTCAAATGTCCTTAATGTCTCGATGACCGTGAGATCATCCGTGACAGCCCCTGCACTTACCAGGCGCCTCTCGCGCAGGAATTCATACAGCCGCCTGTATGTCGTGGTATCCACAGTCTCCACTGGGTCATAGATAAACCCATCCACGACAGGGCCGAGGGCGAACATAACGTGGTCTAATCTTTTCACGACGGAAGCGTAACGTTGCGCGATATCGGCCTTCATTTCACGCACAGCGTGCACGTGATCCTGCACCTCCAAGAGGTCGATTAAAAAATCGATCTTGAAAAGCACATCCTTGAGGCCGGTGGAGATTCTGATAAAATGGTCGATTGAAGACTCCTTCAGGGAAGAACTCTTCCGGATATTGGCCAGCAGCCCCATATTCAAGTCGATGACTTGCTGGTTCTTTTTACTGAGTGCGGAATAATCAAACTCCCCGCCGCCGTCCTCGCCCTCCAAGCGGCGGATCACTGCCGCGCAAATTGCTTTAATATCGACAATACTTTGACGGAAGGCCTTAGGAATATTTTGCCGATAGGGCCGGGGCCAAAATATTTGATTCACCACCCATGAAATCGTAATACCCAGGATGATGTCGAAAGTCCGGTAGAAGGCCACGTTGAAGAGATTGGCAGGATTCGTCATCACCGTGTAAATGATAAAAAGGAAGGTCACCCCGGAAATGGTAAATGCGTATGGATACTCTGAGGCGAATGAACCGTAACCGCTGATAACCATGAAACTGAAGATAATAATGACAAGCCACACCGGGGATTGGACAAACACACTAGAAACAACAACCGCCATCAGGGATCCTGCCAGCGTACCGATAATCCGGCCCACACTTTTTTGCCAGGCGAGAATCGGGCTGGCATTACTCAAGATCATCACTGTGACCAGAATCCAGTAGCCGTTAAAAAGATGGGACGCCTGTGCGACCAGCAGGGCCAAAGATGAAGCCACAATCGTCTTGATCCCCATTTGGAACGCATTCTCGGTAAAGAAAGTATCTCTCAAGGCCATTGCCCCCACAAAGTAAGGGGGCTCACTGCCCGTGGCGAGTAAAAATCCCGGGGGGAAGAAAAAGATTTTGCTTTTTATTGATCCGCAATCATGGCAAAAGGATGAGAACGTGAAAATCCCTCTCCCCATAGTTCAATGCTCGCGCAACGCGGCCTTGCTTGCGTGCCTGTTACTGTCATGCGGTTGTGTGAGGGAGATTTCATTTGGGGGCATTTTTATTCCGGCCTGGCTGATCTGCTCGCTCATCGGCATCACGGTGGGCTCCATCGTAAGCCTGAAGATCGAGCCGCACTTGGTTCCTGAGCCGGGTTATTTCCAAATGCTCCTGCGTTTCGCCATTATCACCATCTTTTTTATCATCAGTTACATGTTGTTCTTCGTTTATTTTTAATTATGCCAGAACCCGCCACATCCCGCACGAATGAAACGGCTGCACCTGCAAAAAAAGGGGGCTGGTGGCGTAAATTATTCGCCTCTATCATTATTCTTTTTGCCGTATTCCTCGTTGTGGTATTCGCCTCTTACCAAGTCTCCCACCCCACGACCAATGATATCAGTGTGCAGGCCTATATCATCGGGGTCACCGCACGGGTCAGCGGACCGATCGTCAAAAAACATTTCCGGGAGAACCAATACGTCAAGGAAGGTGACCTTCTCTTCGAGATTGATCCTTCCACTTTCGAAGCGGTTTATGACAAGGCCCTAGCCGAAAAAAAACATGCCTTTGATTTTGTCGCCACACTGGAAGCGGGTGTGATATCGGCACAGACTCAGGTCAAAACGATCCAAGTGGACTTAACCAACCAGATGGATATCCTCACCCGTTATGAGGGTATGCTCAAGGACGGGGCCATCGCGGAAATCCCTTATCAAAACCAACAGACTAAAGTAAACTCCACCCAGCAAGCTCTGAATGAAGCTCAGTCGAGCCTGATTGCGGCCCAGGCCCAGCTCAGCTCCACTGTCCAGAGTAACCCGATCCTCAAAGCCGCAGAGGCCGCGCTCAAAAGTGCAGAACTCAATCTGTCCTATGCAAAAGTTTACGCGCCAAAATCTGGATATATCACAAATGAAAACATCCAGGAGGGCACCTACGTAAATGAAGGTAAAGCCCTCTTTGCCCTCGTCGTCGATGGCGACTGGTGGGTGAATGCGCGTTTCAAGGAAACCCAGATCCGCATCATCCATAATGGTGACCCGGTGAAAATTTACCTCAAAATGTATCCCCAACTGATTTTAGAGGGGGAAGTCTCCGGCACCGGTTGGGCAATCTATCAGGAAGACGGCGCGACAGTCCAGATGCTCCCAAAAATAGATCCCACCGTGGATTGGGTCCGTTTGGCAAACCGTTATAATGTCCGTATCCATATCAAAAACCTCGATAAAAATAAACCCCTCCGGATCGGGGCGACCGGCGTCGTCGTGGTCGATTCCGACCGGATGGATTAAATCCCTGCTTCCCCCCCCCTAGCCCCCCATCAAAGGAAAAATACGGGCGTGGAAAAGCCCACAAGTGAGGTTTGAAGTATCATCCTTTTAATACCCCGTCGACCATTTGTTTAGCTTCGGAGAGGATTTGTTGGAGATGATTTTTACTCTTGAGACTTTCAGCGTAAATTTTGTAAACGTCTTCAGTCCCTGAGGGGCGGGCGGCGAACCAGCCGCAGTCAGTCGTGACTTTGAGTCCGCCGATGGCGGCACCATTACCGGGGGCTTTTGTGAGCTTGGCGGTGATCGGGTCACCGGCCAGCGTGTTTTCCTTCACATTGTCAGGGGAGAGGTCCAAGAGGATGGCTTTTTGTTCACGGGTAGCGGCTGCATCGACGCGGGAATAATACGGGATCCCAAATTCCGCAGTGATCTGCGCAAATTGTTCACCCGGGTCTTTACCTTCCTTTGCGGTCATCTCAGCAGCGAGCAAGTCCATGATGATCCCGTCCTTGTCAGTACTCCAGACATGCCCGTCTTTACGCAGGAAACTCGCCCCGGCACTCTCCTCTCCGACGAAACCTAAGGAACCGTCAAAGAGACCATTGACGAACCACTTGAATCCCACGGGGACCTCGAGCAATTTGCGCCCAAGCTTGGCGGCGACTTTATCGATGATGCAGCTACTGACGAGGGTTTTGCCGATGCCGACGTGGGCACCCCATTGCGGGCGGTGACTAAAAAGGTAGCGGATGGACACGGCCAGAAAGTGGTTCGGATTCAAGAGCCCCACAGACGGCGCGACAATGCCGTGGCGGTCAGAATCGGTGTCATTACCGGCGGCGATTTGGTATTTGTCCTTGAGTGCGATCAAGGGGGTCATGGCGTAGGCACTGGAGCAATCCATGCGGATTTGCCCGTCATGGTCGACGGCCATAAAAGCAAATTGTGCGTCCACGGCTTTATTGACGATGGTCACATCGATGCCGTAGCGGGCAATGATGGGTTCCCAATAATGGACACTCGCCCCGCCGAGGGGGTCGATGCCGATGCGTAGTTTTGCAGATTTGATCACATCAAAGTCGATGATCGCCCCGAGTTGCTCGACGTATCCCTGAGCAAAATCGGTTTTGTGTGTGGTCGCAGCGGCGAGAGCTTTTTCATAGGTCACCCGTTTGACATCGCGGTTACCGTTTTTGATCAATTCATTCGCTCGGTTCTGCACCCTCTTGGTGATGTCCACATCGGCGGGACCACCATTAGGGGGATTATATTTGAATCCCCCGTCTTTGGGTGGGTTATGGGAAGGGGTGATCACGATACCGTCAGAGAGTCCGCTGGTGCGGCCATGATTATAAGTCAGGATCGCTACGGAAATCGCCGGGGTGGGAGTGAATCCGTCATTTTCTTGGATGAGCGTTTCGACACCATTTGCCGCGAGGACTTCCAAGGCGGTCTTTTCCGCAGGGGCGGACAAGGCATGGGTATCTTTCCCCACATAAAGAGGGCCGGTGATATGGGCCTCCCGGCGGTATTCACAAATCGCTTGGGTGATGGCGGCAATATGCGCGTCGTTAAAGGAACCATTCAACGAAGTGCCTCGGTGCCCGCTGGTGCCAAAGGAGACGGCTTGTTTGGGGTTCGCCACATCCGGGGCCGAGTCGTAATAGGCGGCGAGCAATTTGCTCACGTCGATTAAAATTTCAGACGGGGGGAGTTTACCTGCGAGCGGGGAGATAGCCATAATGAGATTCCTCCTGACGGTTAGGATTAGATTGGTTACTGAGTACCGGTCAACTCAGGGTATCTAATCCCACGCGCGCGCAAATTGCACGGGAAAAATCGCGGGGCTCAAACCCTCGATTCTGCGGATCGCGTTTCATCCTGATCCTCTAAAGTCGATGACACTAAGCCAGCACAGATTTCTGGAAGGTCGTGAGGTCTTGGATCCCTTTTTTGGCGAGGGTAAGCATTTGTGCCATCTCGGACTCTGTAAAAGTGGATTCTTCACCGGAACCTTGGATTTCGACAAATTCACCTTTTTCAGTCATGACGACATTCATATCCACGCTGGCTCTACTGTCCTCGATATAATTCAAATCAAGAACGGGTTGACCTTCAAAAATGCCGACACTAATGGCGGAAACAAATTGTTTGATGGGGGAGTCGACTAATTTCCCGGAAGCCTGGAGTTTTTTGACAGCCAGAGCCAAGGCGACCATGGCTCCTGTAATGGAGGCTGTACGGGTGCCGCCATCAGCCTGGAGTACATCACAATCGATCCACAGGGTGCGGCTGCCGAGTTTTTCGAGATCAATGACAGCTCGGAGTGAACGGCCCACGAGACGTTGAATCTCCTGGGAACGGCCATCGATTTTTCCCTTGGCGATATCGCGTTGTTTACGTCCGAGGGTGGAATAAGGTAGCATGGAATACTCGGCGGTGACCCAGCCGCCTGTCACGCCCTGCTCTTTCATCCAACGGGGGACGGACTCTTCGACAGTGACCGCACAAATCACACGGGTATTACCAAAACCCATCAGAACGGAACCCGTCGCGTAAGGGGCGATATCTGGGGTGATGGTCAGGGGGCGCAATTGGTCAACTGCTCGGGAGTCGGGTCTATTCATAATCGGTCCTATTTAATCACTTGTTCAGTGGTAACATCGAAGAAGTGGGATTTTTTAGTGTTAAAAACTAGCTCGACTTTATTGCCGAGGTCATGTTTTGCGTGAGGTTTACAACGGGCAATAAAGGAGGCCTTACCGCTCGAAAGATAAAGGAATGTTTCTGCGCCCATCGGTTCGGCGACTTCCACTGTCGCTAGGGAGCAGCGTTCAGGCGGGGCTTCATCAATATAAAGTTTATCCTCGATGTCTTCAGGGCGGATTCCGAAATAAACGGGTTTCCCGAGATATACGCCCAGGCGCTTAATATGGACATCATCCACCTTCAATGAAATTGCCCCGGGGGTATCTTCCTGGAAGTACAAGGTATTATTTTTCTGAACGATTGCCCCCTTGAAAAAATTCATGGGCGGGCTACCGATAAATTCCGCAACAAATTTATTTGTCGGATTATTATAAATATCCAAGGGTTCACCGACTTGCTGGATTTTGGACCGGCTCATGACCACGATGCGGTCCGCCATTGTCATGGCTTCGACCTGGTCATGGGTGACATAAATCATGGTGGCAGATAACTTCGTATGGAGCTTGGAAATCTCGGTCCTCATTTCCACCCTCATTTTCGCATCAAGATTCGAGAGGGGTTCGTCAAAAAGGAATACTTTGGGTTTACGGACAATGGCACGCCCCAAGGCGACACGCTGGCGCTGTCCACCGGAAAGGGCTTTCGGTTTGCGGTCGAGCTCCTCTTTGGTGAGTTTGAGGATTTCAGAGGCTTCTTGTACACGTTTCTTGATTTCCTCCTTCGGGACACGGCGCAGCTCCAGTCCGAAAGCCATATTCCGGTAAACAGTCATATGTGGGTAGAGGGCATAGTTCTGGAAAACCATGGCGATATCGCGGTTTTTCGGGGGAACATCATTAACCACCTTGTCATCAATCGAGATTTTCCCGCGGGAAATCTCTTCCAGACCGGCAATCATACGCAGTGTTGTCGTCTTTCCACAGCCGGAAGGCCCCACAAATACAACAAATTCCTGATCATCGATTTCCAGATTAAAATCGTCCACCGCCAAGACATCTTCTCCCTTGTCTCCCCGATAGATTTTACTGACATTCTCTAGAACTACTTTAGCCATGTATTATTGATGAAAAAGCTTGCGTGAAGATGGGCAAGCGCAAAAAATATTTTTTCTGGCCTTTAAAGACCCTTCTCTAGCTGTAAATAATCAACTGGATATTTTCCGGCAAGTTGCGGGTGACCTCCTCGACGACATTTCCGCGCAGGATTTTCAAAAGGGAATTCCGCGCAGAGCCGCCTAAAATCAGAATATCCACCCCCAAAGTCGCGCTCGTATCGAGGATCAACTCCGCGGGGTTAAACCCGAATGCAAAGAGGGGAACCAGAGGAACCCCCTTGGCGATTTGTGAAATTTCTTTAAAGACTTTTGATGCATCCGCATCATCCTGCCACCGGGGATGTATTTGTACTTGCACCGCAACCTCTTTGATATAAAGGACATAAAGTCTTGCGCGCCTTAACCGGGCTTCTTCCACAGCAAACTTTAAAGCGGGAGTCACACCCCGGACGGATACGAGAATGGATTGTCCGGATTCCTCGTAAGTATCCTCGGGGCCAGGTAAACTCGCTGTTTTCCATTCCTCCTCATTAGCCGAGACAAGATCGAGACTTTCTGCACTTTTTTTCCGGAGGGCATAACCACGGGCGATAAACCCGGCTACAGTAAAAAACAGGATAAAGACCAGGGCTGATTGTTTTTCCACGGCAATCGTTATCCAGATCAATAAAAGCAAAATCGCTGTCGCCCCCATGAAGTAACGTTGATACCTTTTCAGGGAAAGGGACTGGTTCATGGCCGTGGACCCTAAGTTAATGGTGATGGCCCCGACCACCCCGATCGCGTAGAGGGAGGCCAGCATCGATACATCCCGGGCAATTTCCAA
It contains:
- the ugpC gene encoding sn-glycerol-3-phosphate ABC transporter ATP-binding protein UgpC, translating into MAKVVLENVSKIYRGDKGEDVLAVDDFNLEIDDQEFVVFVGPSGCGKTTTLRMIAGLEEISRGKISIDDKVVNDVPPKNRDIAMVFQNYALYPHMTVYRNMAFGLELRRVPKEEIKKRVQEASEILKLTKEELDRKPKALSGGQRQRVALGRAIVRKPKVFLFDEPLSNLDAKMRVEMRTEISKLHTKLSATMIYVTHDQVEAMTMADRIVVMSRSKIQQVGEPLDIYNNPTNKFVAEFIGSPPMNFFKGAIVQKNNTLYFQEDTPGAISLKVDDVHIKRLGVYLGKPVYFGIRPEDIEDKLYIDEAPPERCSLATVEVAEPMGAETFLYLSSGKASFIARCKPHAKHDLGNKVELVFNTKKSHFFDVTTEQVIK
- a CDS encoding FUSC family protein; translation: MALRDTFFTENAFQMGIKTIVASSLALLVAQASHLFNGYWILVTVMILSNASPILAWQKSVGRIIGTLAGSLMAVVVSSVFVQSPVWLVIIIFSFMVISGYGSFASEYPYAFTISGVTFLFIIYTVMTNPANLFNVAFYRTFDIILGITISWVVNQIFWPRPYRQNIPKAFRQSIVDIKAICAAVIRRLEGEDGGGEFDYSALSKKNQQVIDLNMGLLANIRKSSSLKESSIDHFIRISTGLKDVLFKIDFLIDLLEVQDHVHAVREMKADIAQRYASVVKRLDHVMFALGPVVDGFIYDPVETVDTTTYRRLYEFLRERRLVSAGAVTDDLTVIETLRTFESMEESLYQLQMDIQEHSYAEPQILFHPRPLYYMMDHLKGHLRSPDAHALRHGIKIGLAVLIGFYIYYATKWSGSFLMIITIIIVMQPNLGSGLKMMVQWTGGAVIGAFVGLFYVTAIFPSINSMGALLLVLAPFFYIIGWGVAERPNQVAVYIDMGIILGVSVFGQQYAAPADLARFFPLALGVIAGSFIGSVVNYFVWPIQARGMLLRKLHDLVHDSREISAILLGSYAEPVTDFERVRIIRTQAQMVGADATKLLADAQTELTGATLDLKNVSRLISLLRTLPIHLTVAGNIWQKCMNLDISRNLLREEFHHAFDEINNRMISLEKALDKGCLPPSTTALDESLAAIESKIVELKKDRGRLILDPSDFAKFVLLRQTLFAVSRFLNQIDSVGELHCAPAPAHHVLRKAFVG
- a CDS encoding HlyD family secretion protein is translated as MPEPATSRTNETAAPAKKGGWWRKLFASIIILFAVFLVVVFASYQVSHPTTNDISVQAYIIGVTARVSGPIVKKHFRENQYVKEGDLLFEIDPSTFEAVYDKALAEKKHAFDFVATLEAGVISAQTQVKTIQVDLTNQMDILTRYEGMLKDGAIAEIPYQNQQTKVNSTQQALNEAQSSLIAAQAQLSSTVQSNPILKAAEAALKSAELNLSYAKVYAPKSGYITNENIQEGTYVNEGKALFALVVDGDWWVNARFKETQIRIIHNGDPVKIYLKMYPQLILEGEVSGTGWAIYQEDGATVQMLPKIDPTVDWVRLANRYNVRIHIKNLDKNKPLRIGATGVVVVDSDRMD
- the pgm gene encoding phosphoglucomutase (alpha-D-glucose-1,6-bisphosphate-dependent), whose amino-acid sequence is MAISPLAGKLPPSEILIDVSKLLAAYYDSAPDVANPKQAVSFGTSGHRGTSLNGSFNDAHIAAITQAICEYRREAHITGPLYVGKDTHALSAPAEKTALEVLAANGVETLIQENDGFTPTPAISVAILTYNHGRTSGLSDGIVITPSHNPPKDGGFKYNPPNGGPADVDITKRVQNRANELIKNGNRDVKRVTYEKALAAATTHKTDFAQGYVEQLGAIIDFDVIKSAKLRIGIDPLGGASVHYWEPIIARYGIDVTIVNKAVDAQFAFMAVDHDGQIRMDCSSAYAMTPLIALKDKYQIAAGNDTDSDRHGIVAPSVGLLNPNHFLAVSIRYLFSHRPQWGAHVGIGKTLVSSCIIDKVAAKLGRKLLEVPVGFKWFVNGLFDGSLGFVGEESAGASFLRKDGHVWSTDKDGIIMDLLAAEMTAKEGKDPGEQFAQITAEFGIPYYSRVDAAATREQKAILLDLSPDNVKENTLAGDPITAKLTKAPGNGAAIGGLKVTTDCGWFAARPSGTEDVYKIYAESLKSKNHLQQILSEAKQMVDGVLKG
- the rph gene encoding ribonuclease PH yields the protein MNRPDSRAVDQLRPLTITPDIAPYATGSVLMGFGNTRVICAVTVEESVPRWMKEQGVTGGWVTAEYSMLPYSTLGRKQRDIAKGKIDGRSQEIQRLVGRSLRAVIDLEKLGSRTLWIDCDVLQADGGTRTASITGAMVALALAVKKLQASGKLVDSPIKQFVSAISVGIFEGQPVLDLNYIEDSRASVDMNVVMTEKGEFVEIQGSGEESTFTESEMAQMLTLAKKGIQDLTTFQKSVLA
- a CDS encoding amino acid permease yields the protein MSGVEAAASTTGVMQLDAGSTYERPQIARTATRAVMVVMIEVCVATALLAFLTLSTPGLEGGEYKEAMIRHLGEVYVGEWFGVAIGVVIALLLLSAVNTAINGIISVVYVMAHDGELPKTFTYLNGHGVPWLALILATALPVLVLEIARDVSMLASLYAIGVVGAITINLGSTAMNQSLSLKRYQRYFMGATAILLLLIWITIAVEKQSALVFILFFTVAGFIARGYALRKKSAESLDLVSANEEEWKTASLPGPEDTYEESGQSILVSVRGVTPALKFAVEEARLRRARLYVLYIKEVAVQVQIHPRWQDDADASKVFKEISQIAKGVPLVPLFAFGFNPAELILDTSATLGVDILILGGSARNSLLKILRGNVVEEVTRNLPENIQLIIYS